The following proteins are co-located in the Mesorhizobium sp. M1E.F.Ca.ET.045.02.1.1 genome:
- a CDS encoding Crp/Fnr family transcriptional regulator has product MTFRQDIHTSGIPVLCLPCEARRRGVCGALDPDNLVGLAKTCSRRRIESGMELTGEAQNVDSYSNVLSGVVKLSKSLSDGRQQIVGLQFAPNFLGRPFKVESSINAEAATAVTLCSFPRAAVERMMKASREFEHRLLKQTLNELDEAREWMVTLGRKTAPEKVASFLLMMARNIDSSLDAASRSASFDLPLTRAEISDFLGITNETVSRQLTRLRADGVIRIENARHVTVDSISRLEKRCGGGRERP; this is encoded by the coding sequence ATGACCTTTCGGCAAGACATTCATACTTCCGGCATTCCTGTTCTTTGCCTCCCTTGCGAGGCACGGCGTCGCGGTGTCTGCGGTGCGCTCGATCCAGACAATTTGGTTGGGCTCGCCAAGACTTGCTCGCGTCGCCGGATCGAGTCAGGAATGGAGTTGACCGGCGAGGCACAGAACGTCGACAGCTACTCGAACGTGCTTTCAGGCGTGGTAAAGCTATCAAAGAGCCTGTCGGATGGGCGCCAGCAGATCGTCGGTCTCCAGTTTGCACCGAATTTTCTGGGACGTCCTTTCAAGGTGGAAAGCTCGATCAATGCGGAAGCGGCAACAGCAGTCACGCTGTGCTCGTTTCCGCGAGCGGCCGTCGAACGGATGATGAAGGCGTCACGGGAATTCGAGCATCGCCTGCTCAAACAGACGCTGAATGAACTCGATGAGGCGCGCGAGTGGATGGTGACGCTGGGGCGCAAGACAGCTCCGGAAAAGGTGGCGAGTTTTCTCCTCATGATGGCCCGGAATATCGATTCCAGTCTCGACGCGGCTTCCAGGTCAGCGTCCTTCGATCTGCCGCTGACGCGTGCCGAAATCTCTGATTTCCTTGGAATTACCAACGAAACCGTGAGCCGCCAACTGACGCGATTGCGGGCTGACGGGGTGATTCGGATTGAGAACGCACGCCATGTGACGGTGGACAGCATAAGCCGTCTGGAGAAGCGCTGTGGCGGCGGACGCGAGCGGCCCTAA
- the hemN gene encoding oxygen-independent coproporphyrinogen III oxidase: MQSEIAVKLSENVPRYTSYPTAPHFHSGVDAAIYRGWLEALESGDEISLYLHIPYCDKLCWFCACHTKQTHQYEPVAAYLRSLNAEIVTIAGLVSGKAHVRAIHFGGGSPTMLRPDDMVALGAALRDSFDLLPDATVSIEIGTNDMDKARLDALAQIGVTRASLGVQDFDPQVQKAINREQSFLQTKAVVDGVRSRGVESVNLDLLYGLPNQTRETICSTVAQALTLEPDRMALFGYAHVPWFKKHQTMIDEAWLPSPTERFAQSQLAARAIVAKGYEAIGLDHFAKPDDALAIAARAGVLHRNFQGYTEDRCPTLIGLGPSSIGRFRQGYVQNMASTAGYGRMVADGGLAAVRGVALSDDDRVRGWIIERLMCDFAFSAVDLVERFGKAGEKLLHRSRSIALHDPARALEFDGDSFVVRAESRPFVRTIAAKFDTYFKGGTARHSVAV; this comes from the coding sequence ATGCAATCGGAAATAGCTGTCAAACTCAGCGAGAACGTCCCACGCTACACAAGCTATCCGACGGCGCCGCATTTCCATTCCGGGGTCGATGCTGCCATTTACCGTGGCTGGTTGGAGGCGCTGGAAAGTGGCGACGAAATCTCGCTGTATTTGCACATTCCTTACTGCGACAAGCTCTGCTGGTTCTGCGCCTGTCACACCAAGCAGACGCACCAATATGAGCCGGTGGCCGCTTATCTGCGCTCGCTGAATGCCGAAATCGTCACGATTGCCGGTCTGGTGAGCGGCAAGGCACATGTCCGTGCAATCCACTTCGGTGGCGGTTCGCCAACGATGCTGAGGCCCGATGACATGGTTGCTCTTGGAGCGGCCTTGCGGGACAGCTTCGACCTTCTCCCGGATGCTACGGTCAGCATCGAAATCGGAACCAACGACATGGACAAGGCGCGCCTTGATGCGCTTGCTCAAATCGGCGTAACGCGGGCGAGCCTCGGCGTGCAGGATTTCGATCCGCAAGTGCAAAAAGCAATTAATCGTGAGCAAAGTTTTTTGCAGACCAAGGCAGTCGTCGACGGGGTTCGTTCGCGGGGCGTTGAATCGGTCAATCTGGACCTGCTCTACGGGCTCCCGAATCAGACACGCGAGACGATCTGTTCCACGGTGGCGCAGGCACTGACCTTGGAACCAGACCGGATGGCTCTGTTCGGCTACGCACATGTGCCCTGGTTCAAGAAGCATCAGACGATGATCGACGAGGCATGGCTGCCGAGTCCCACCGAGCGTTTCGCCCAATCTCAACTCGCGGCGCGGGCAATTGTCGCCAAGGGATATGAGGCAATAGGACTCGATCATTTCGCGAAGCCCGACGATGCGCTGGCCATAGCGGCCCGCGCAGGGGTTTTGCATCGCAATTTTCAGGGCTACACCGAGGATCGCTGCCCGACACTGATCGGACTTGGCCCTTCGTCCATCGGTCGTTTTCGCCAAGGCTACGTGCAGAACATGGCTTCGACTGCCGGGTACGGGCGCATGGTTGCGGATGGCGGGTTGGCTGCCGTCCGGGGCGTTGCCCTTTCCGACGACGATCGCGTCCGTGGCTGGATAATCGAGCGGCTGATGTGTGATTTTGCCTTCTCGGCAGTCGATCTGGTGGAGCGGTTCGGCAAAGCCGGCGAGAAGCTCCTTCATCGCTCGAGGTCCATCGCCCTCCACGATCCTGCCCGAGCGCTTGAATTCGATGGCGACAGTTTCGTCGTACGGGCTGAAAGTCGCCCCTTCGTTCGAACCATCGCGGCCAAGTTCGATACATATTTCAAAGGGGGAACGGCGAGGCACTCGGTGGCGGTCTGA
- a CDS encoding DUF2274 domain-containing protein, whose protein sequence is MADLKLGKLPDRTASKITITVSAELGQTLKEYAALYRQTYRQSETVAELIPFMLAAFLEGDRAFAKARKEGLPTELAEKS, encoded by the coding sequence ATGGCTGACCTGAAACTTGGAAAGCTTCCAGACCGAACAGCTTCGAAGATCACCATTACCGTCAGCGCGGAGCTGGGCCAAACACTCAAGGAGTATGCTGCACTTTACCGTCAGACCTATCGTCAGTCTGAAACCGTGGCAGAACTCATCCCTTTCATGCTGGCGGCGTTTCTGGAAGGCGACCGAGCCTTTGCCAAGGCCCGAAAAGAAGGTCTGCCGACGGAGCTTGCCGAAAAATCGTGA
- a CDS encoding TrbI/VirB10 family protein — translation MIIAIAALGSGAVFGVAMMALQGPALRIRDQAEDPYSTERKPTVEGLDTLPHDYSGMKPKPPVLGPPLPGDLGRPILERQRQLGIVPGQDISAEEQRLAQQAIEARESQVLFRVENRAQQTDVGESVQTAQHPFEALPQSEAARASASVAPAEGDQNNQQRKLDFLSQRSTGGIYNPHALQTPISPYQLMAGSVIAASLITGINSDLPGLVVAQVTENVHDTVTGNILLIPQGSRLIGVYDSVVAFGQKRALLVWQRILLPDGSSVEIDNLPASDTAGYAGLEDKVDFHTWQLIKGVALATLLGVGTEFSLGENESDLVKAIRESAQQNASRAGQRITEKNLNIQPTIIVRPGWPLRVIVHKDIVLRPYAS, via the coding sequence GTGATCATCGCGATCGCAGCGCTCGGATCCGGCGCTGTGTTCGGCGTTGCCATGATGGCGCTCCAGGGGCCGGCCCTTCGCATCAGGGATCAGGCGGAAGATCCCTACAGCACTGAGCGCAAACCAACCGTCGAGGGACTCGATACGCTTCCCCATGACTATTCCGGCATGAAGCCGAAGCCTCCCGTCCTTGGGCCACCTTTGCCGGGCGACCTCGGTCGCCCCATCCTCGAGCGGCAGCGCCAGCTCGGCATCGTGCCGGGTCAAGACATCTCGGCCGAGGAGCAGCGTCTAGCGCAGCAGGCGATCGAAGCGCGTGAATCGCAGGTGCTTTTCCGCGTCGAAAATCGAGCTCAACAGACAGATGTCGGTGAGAGCGTGCAAACTGCTCAGCATCCATTTGAGGCACTTCCCCAATCCGAAGCAGCACGCGCGTCAGCCTCGGTGGCGCCGGCGGAAGGCGACCAGAACAATCAGCAGCGAAAGCTTGATTTCCTCAGCCAGCGGAGCACTGGCGGGATCTACAATCCGCATGCGCTGCAGACGCCGATCTCGCCGTATCAACTGATGGCTGGCAGCGTGATTGCCGCCAGCCTGATCACCGGCATCAATTCCGATTTGCCGGGCCTTGTCGTCGCGCAAGTCACCGAGAATGTGCACGACACGGTCACGGGCAACATATTGCTGATTCCGCAGGGCTCACGTCTTATCGGCGTCTACGACAGCGTCGTCGCGTTCGGGCAAAAGCGAGCGCTGCTGGTCTGGCAGCGCATTCTGCTGCCCGACGGCTCGTCGGTCGAAATCGACAATCTGCCCGCGAGCGACACCGCCGGCTACGCAGGGCTGGAAGACAAAGTCGATTTCCACACCTGGCAGCTGATCAAGGGGGTGGCGCTTGCCACATTGCTCGGTGTCGGCACGGAATTCAGCCTCGGCGAAAACGAGAGCGATCTGGTCAAGGCGATCCGGGAATCAGCCCAGCAGAACGCCAGTCGAGCCGGCCAGCGCATCACCGAAAAAAACCTCAATATCCAGCCCACCATCATCGTCCGCCCAGGTTGGCCACTGCGCGTCATCGTGCACAAGGACATCGTGCTGCGGCCATACGCGAGTTGA
- the trbG gene encoding P-type conjugative transfer protein TrbG, giving the protein MSPIRAVLILSVSAAVVSACASKKVPPPEISYDAADFKPAAIEKAPERPIRIVEVPKPLPLPGQLQPESGKAEDKRPPEERVADANKAATQQPTKYGYVNAVQVYPFTDGALYQLYAAPERVTDIALQPGEKLTAVSAGDTVRWVIGDTASGTGDNQRTHVLVKPFAPGLATNVVITTDRRTYHLQLQSTEKTAMAAISWTYSQDQIIALRQRNAQAEAVTPVASNIALENLRFRYSISGDTPPWRPTRAFDDGSKVYIEFPRRIDQGEAPPLFIVGADGSSELVNYRVRGNYYIVDRLFAAAELRLGTKQQQVIRISRIDDRQPLRRISLFSRSSR; this is encoded by the coding sequence ATGTCACCGATTCGTGCCGTGCTGATCCTATCGGTGTCGGCAGCGGTCGTTTCCGCTTGTGCATCGAAGAAGGTGCCGCCGCCTGAGATTTCCTATGACGCTGCTGACTTCAAACCGGCCGCGATCGAGAAGGCGCCGGAGAGGCCGATTAGAATTGTCGAGGTGCCAAAACCACTGCCGCTGCCTGGCCAATTGCAGCCCGAGTCCGGCAAGGCCGAGGACAAGCGCCCCCCTGAAGAACGCGTCGCTGATGCCAACAAAGCCGCGACCCAGCAACCCACCAAGTACGGGTATGTTAATGCCGTGCAAGTCTACCCCTTCACCGATGGCGCGCTTTATCAGCTCTATGCCGCGCCGGAGCGCGTGACCGACATCGCTCTGCAGCCGGGCGAGAAACTAACCGCCGTGTCGGCTGGCGACACCGTGCGCTGGGTCATAGGCGATACCGCAAGCGGCACCGGTGACAATCAGCGCACCCATGTTCTGGTGAAACCCTTCGCGCCGGGTCTTGCCACCAATGTCGTCATTACGACGGACCGGCGGACCTATCATTTGCAGCTTCAAAGCACCGAGAAGACAGCAATGGCGGCAATCTCCTGGACCTACAGCCAAGACCAGATCATCGCGCTTCGCCAGCGCAATGCTCAAGCCGAGGCAGTTACACCGGTCGCGTCGAATATCGCGCTCGAAAACCTTCGCTTTCGCTACTCGATCAGTGGCGACACACCGCCCTGGAGACCGACGCGAGCCTTCGACGACGGCAGCAAGGTCTATATTGAGTTCCCTCGTCGCATAGATCAGGGCGAGGCGCCACCACTCTTCATCGTCGGCGCAGATGGGAGCAGCGAGCTCGTCAACTATCGCGTGCGCGGCAACTATTACATCGTCGATCGGCTCTTCGCCGCGGCCGAACTTCGCCTCGGCACCAAGCAGCAGCAGGTGATCCGCATCAGCAGGATTGACGACAGGCAACCGCTACGGCGGATCTCGCTCTTTTCGCGTTCCAGCCGGTGA
- the trbL gene encoding P-type conjugative transfer protein TrbL, translating into MNDLGVIDRFMETFIRYIDSGFGLLSGDVAFLTTILIGIDITLAGLAWALGEETSVLGRLVRKVLYVGVFAFILNNFKNLADIIYRSFAGLGINASAGNLSADNLLRPGRIAATGFEGAWPMLDQASQLLGFPEIFGNALTIFVLLMAWFLVIIAFFILSIQLFITILEFKLTTLAGFVLVPFALWNRSAFLAERVLGHVISSGIKVMVLAVIVGIGSTLFGEFASALQGKEPDLAAAMSQVLGALALLGLGIFGPGIASGLVSGAPQLGAGAALGTTAAAAGVSLVAGGTAFSGARMATSGGLAAIRAGTTMGSAASTSWQIGRATSPDVGLSGVAAGMHGVTSAAGGAAIRVARSATASVGRNADAGRDAAWTATGGTPTASMTERSAGSATVSAPTWARRLRSEQTARAHRHAAMQAVRDGDRPGGSANPSLNDKDD; encoded by the coding sequence ATGAACGACCTTGGCGTCATCGATCGCTTCATGGAGACCTTCATCCGCTACATCGACAGCGGGTTCGGTCTGCTCTCGGGCGACGTCGCCTTCCTCACTACCATTCTGATCGGCATTGACATCACACTTGCCGGCCTGGCGTGGGCGCTCGGCGAGGAGACCAGCGTTCTCGGCCGGCTTGTCCGCAAGGTGCTCTATGTTGGCGTCTTCGCCTTCATCCTGAACAATTTCAAGAACCTCGCCGATATCATTTATCGTTCTTTTGCCGGTCTCGGGATTAATGCGTCGGCCGGCAATCTGTCGGCAGACAATCTCCTGCGCCCGGGCCGCATTGCCGCGACCGGTTTCGAAGGTGCTTGGCCAATGCTTGACCAAGCCAGTCAGCTCCTGGGCTTCCCGGAAATCTTCGGCAACGCACTGACCATCTTCGTGCTGCTGATGGCCTGGTTCCTGGTCATCATCGCCTTCTTCATCCTTTCCATCCAGCTTTTCATCACCATCCTTGAGTTCAAGCTCACCACGCTGGCAGGTTTTGTTTTGGTTCCATTCGCACTTTGGAACCGTTCAGCGTTCCTGGCCGAACGCGTGCTCGGCCATGTTATCTCGTCAGGCATCAAGGTGATGGTGCTCGCCGTCATTGTCGGCATCGGCTCCACGCTCTTCGGGGAGTTCGCTTCCGCATTGCAAGGCAAGGAGCCGGATCTGGCCGCTGCCATGTCCCAGGTACTGGGCGCACTGGCACTGCTTGGCCTTGGCATTTTTGGGCCGGGGATCGCGTCGGGTCTTGTCTCAGGCGCACCGCAGCTTGGCGCGGGCGCCGCCCTCGGCACGACCGCGGCGGCAGCGGGTGTATCACTCGTTGCTGGAGGCACGGCATTTTCTGGCGCGCGTATGGCAACCAGCGGCGGTCTCGCCGCCATCCGCGCCGGCACAACAATGGGATCGGCTGCTTCCACGTCCTGGCAGATCGGGCGCGCAACCTCGCCCGACGTTGGCCTCTCCGGTGTGGCTGCTGGAATGCATGGTGTAACCAGTGCCGCTGGCGGCGCCGCTATACGCGTAGCGCGATCCGCCACTGCAAGTGTTGGGCGCAACGCCGATGCCGGGCGCGATGCCGCGTGGACCGCGACCGGCGGCACGCCGACCGCGTCAATGACCGAGCGCTCTGCCGGTTCGGCCACTGTTTCGGCGCCGACGTGGGCAAGGCGCCTACGTTCTGAACAGACCGCCCGTGCACATCGCCACGCTGCCATGCAAGCTGTCCGAGACGGAGACCGGCCGGGAGGCAGCGCCAACCCCTCTCTCAACGACAAGGATGACTAG
- the trbJ gene encoding P-type conjugative transfer protein TrbJ, protein MMRRRLLSGLITVSLIAKPMADYVQPAYALIVFDPSNYAQNVLTAARALEQINNQIQSLQNQATMLQNMARNLQRLDFSSVGQLTGSLHRIDGLMDQASGLSFDLGKLQDQWRSQYPESYDATIKVSDVASAARERWQSAMQAFRQTMGVQSQIVENVRADGDLLADLVNRSQGAAGALQASQATNQLIALSTKQQMQIQTLLATQFRAEAEDAARKAQSEEAAREMTKRFLGTGSAYPGN, encoded by the coding sequence ATGATGCGGCGACGCCTTCTCTCCGGCCTGATCACCGTTTCCCTGATCGCCAAGCCTATGGCCGACTATGTGCAGCCCGCCTACGCCCTTATCGTGTTCGATCCGTCCAATTATGCGCAGAACGTGCTGACGGCCGCGCGCGCCCTGGAGCAGATCAACAACCAGATCCAGTCGCTGCAGAATCAGGCGACCATGCTGCAGAACATGGCGCGCAATCTTCAGCGTCTGGATTTCTCTTCCGTTGGCCAACTCACCGGTTCGCTCCATCGCATCGACGGCTTGATGGACCAGGCGAGTGGCCTCAGCTTTGATCTGGGCAAGCTTCAAGACCAGTGGCGCAGCCAATATCCGGAAAGCTACGACGCCACGATCAAGGTCAGCGATGTGGCGAGTGCTGCGCGCGAGCGTTGGCAAAGCGCCATGCAGGCGTTCCGCCAGACCATGGGGGTCCAGTCGCAAATCGTCGAGAACGTCCGCGCCGACGGCGATCTGCTCGCCGATCTCGTCAACCGCAGCCAAGGGGCGGCCGGTGCGCTTCAGGCAAGCCAGGCCACCAACCAGCTGATAGCGCTTTCGACAAAGCAGCAGATGCAGATCCAGACGCTGCTCGCAACGCAGTTTCGAGCTGAGGCCGAGGATGCCGCCCGCAAGGCCCAGTCAGAGGAAGCCGCCCGCGAGATGACGAAGCGATTCTTGGGTACCGGCTCGGCTTATCCCGGCAATTAA
- the trbE gene encoding conjugal transfer protein TrbE, whose translation MLNLSEYRSKADRLADHLPWAALVAPGIVLNKDGSFQRTLRFRGPDLESATEAELVGICGRANNALRRLGSGWALFFEAERIEALGYPNSHFPDAASWLVDEERRAAFEGKVAHYESRYHVTLVFMPPPDAQARAESALVDSHYSQGERDWRQDLARFRDETNRVLDLFSGFMPEVRVLDDAQTLTYLHGTISPRRHPIMVPETPIYLDAILVDAPLAGGLEPMLGEQHLRTLTILGFPNLTRPGILDALNHQDFAYRWMTRFIPLEKTEATKTLTRLRRQWFAKRKSIVAILREVITNEPVPLVDSDADNKALDADEALQALGGDHVSFGYLTTTVTVWGEDRQAAAEKLRAVERIINGIGFTTIREGVNAVEAWLGSLPGHVYANVRQPLVHTLNLAHLMPLSSVWAGPATNEYLAKVTQTEAPPLLVAETSGSTPFRLSTHVEDVGHMLAVGPTGAGKSVLLALIALQFRRYAGAQVYVFDKGNSARAATLAMGGEHHALGADGSLAFQPLRSINDQASRSWAAEWIASLIAHENVTVTPEVKEAIWSALASLATAPAQERTLTGLSVLLQSNALKSALMPYTLDGPFGRLLDADHDGLALSDVQCFETEELMHSQGALLPVLTYLFQRLEERFDGRPTLIMLDEAWVYLDNPLFAARIREWLKVLRKKNVSVVFATQSLADIAGSAIAPAIIESCPQRIFLPNDRAVEPQARTAYERFGLSERQIELIARATPKRQYYLQSRRGNRLFELGLGPIALALCGASDPATQTLIDRILSEDGQGSFASQFLIARGLDWAGELLKQFPQPDKEQLA comes from the coding sequence ATGCTGAACCTTTCGGAATATCGAAGCAAAGCCGACCGGCTTGCCGACCATCTACCCTGGGCTGCCTTGGTGGCGCCCGGCATCGTGCTCAACAAGGACGGCAGCTTTCAGCGGACGTTGCGGTTCCGCGGCCCGGATCTCGAAAGTGCGACGGAGGCTGAACTCGTCGGCATTTGCGGCCGGGCGAACAATGCTCTCAGACGCCTTGGCTCTGGCTGGGCATTGTTCTTTGAGGCCGAGCGCATAGAAGCGCTGGGCTATCCGAACTCGCATTTTCCTGACGCCGCGTCGTGGCTGGTCGACGAAGAACGCCGCGCTGCTTTCGAGGGGAAGGTAGCGCACTACGAGAGCCGCTATCATGTGACCTTAGTGTTTATGCCACCGCCCGACGCCCAGGCGCGCGCGGAAAGCGCGCTCGTCGACTCTCATTATTCCCAAGGAGAAAGAGACTGGCGCCAGGATCTGGCGAGGTTCCGTGACGAGACCAACCGCGTGCTCGATCTCTTCTCGGGCTTCATGCCCGAAGTACGCGTCCTCGATGATGCTCAGACGTTGACCTATCTCCACGGCACGATTTCGCCTCGACGCCATCCTATCATGGTCCCGGAAACGCCGATATATCTGGATGCCATCCTGGTCGATGCGCCGCTTGCCGGTGGCCTGGAGCCGATGCTGGGTGAGCAGCATCTTCGCACACTGACCATCCTCGGCTTTCCGAACCTCACCCGGCCCGGGATTCTCGATGCCCTCAATCATCAGGATTTCGCCTATCGCTGGATGACGCGCTTCATTCCGCTCGAGAAAACGGAAGCCACGAAGACGCTGACGCGGTTGCGCCGGCAGTGGTTTGCCAAGCGCAAATCGATCGTGGCAATCCTACGCGAGGTCATTACCAACGAGCCGGTCCCGCTTGTCGACAGCGATGCCGACAACAAGGCGCTCGATGCCGACGAAGCCCTTCAGGCATTGGGCGGCGATCATGTGAGCTTCGGCTATCTCACCACGACCGTGACGGTGTGGGGCGAGGATCGCCAAGCCGCTGCAGAGAAGCTTCGCGCGGTCGAGCGCATCATCAATGGGATCGGTTTCACCACGATCCGAGAAGGCGTCAATGCGGTCGAGGCTTGGCTCGGCTCATTGCCTGGCCATGTCTACGCTAACGTTCGCCAACCGCTCGTTCATACTTTGAACCTTGCCCATCTCATGCCGCTGTCGTCGGTTTGGGCCGGTCCTGCGACAAACGAGTATCTCGCGAAAGTCACCCAAACCGAAGCGCCACCGCTTCTCGTTGCCGAGACCAGCGGGTCGACACCGTTTCGGCTTTCCACCCACGTCGAAGATGTCGGCCACATGCTGGCTGTTGGTCCGACCGGCGCCGGCAAGTCGGTTCTGCTTGCTCTGATTGCTCTGCAGTTCAGGCGCTATGCCGGCGCCCAGGTTTATGTCTTCGACAAAGGCAATTCGGCCCGTGCTGCAACACTTGCCATGGGTGGAGAACACCACGCGCTAGGAGCGGACGGTTCCCTTGCCTTTCAGCCACTGCGCAGCATCAACGACCAGGCTAGCCGAAGCTGGGCGGCCGAATGGATCGCCAGCCTTATTGCCCACGAGAACGTCACCGTCACGCCGGAGGTGAAGGAGGCTATCTGGTCAGCGCTGGCCAGCCTTGCCACCGCGCCGGCGCAGGAACGCACACTGACCGGCCTTTCGGTCCTGCTTCAATCCAATGCGCTGAAGTCCGCATTGATGCCCTACACGCTCGACGGTCCCTTCGGCCGCCTGCTCGATGCCGATCATGATGGGCTGGCCTTGTCGGATGTGCAGTGTTTCGAGACCGAGGAGCTGATGCACAGCCAAGGCGCTTTGCTGCCGGTGCTTACCTATCTGTTCCAGCGACTTGAGGAACGGTTCGACGGACGGCCCACGCTGATCATGCTCGACGAGGCGTGGGTCTATCTCGACAATCCGCTGTTCGCCGCCCGCATCCGCGAATGGCTGAAGGTGCTGCGAAAGAAGAACGTGTCGGTTGTCTTCGCTACGCAGTCGCTGGCTGATATCGCGGGCTCTGCCATAGCGCCGGCAATCATCGAAAGCTGCCCGCAGCGCATTTTCCTTCCCAATGATCGTGCCGTGGAACCCCAGGCGCGCACAGCCTACGAACGCTTCGGTTTAAGCGAGCGGCAGATCGAATTGATCGCCCGCGCCACGCCGAAGCGTCAGTATTATCTGCAATCGCGCCGCGGCAACCGTCTGTTCGAGCTCGGGCTTGGCCCCATCGCTCTTGCGCTTTGCGGTGCTTCCGATCCGGCCACGCAGACTCTGATCGACAGGATCCTGTCCGAAGACGGGCAAGGCAGCTTTGCCTCGCAGTTCCTGATCGCGCGCGGCCTCGATTGGGCCGGCGAACTTCTCAAGCAATTCCCTCAACCAGACAAGGAGCAATTAGCATGA
- a CDS encoding VirB3 family type IV secretion system protein: MAAGEQHIEGFAVPVHRALTEPILLGGAPRAVAILNGTVAAALGFGLQQWIAGLVLWIAGHSLAVFAARRDPDFASVLVRHLRLKGWLAC, from the coding sequence ATGGCCGCCGGGGAGCAGCATATCGAGGGCTTCGCAGTACCGGTCCACCGTGCGCTGACCGAGCCGATCCTGCTCGGCGGGGCTCCGCGCGCGGTGGCGATCCTCAACGGTACAGTGGCCGCGGCCCTTGGCTTCGGCTTGCAGCAATGGATTGCTGGTCTGGTGCTTTGGATCGCGGGCCACTCGTTAGCGGTCTTTGCCGCAAGACGCGATCCGGACTTCGCCAGCGTGCTTGTGCGCCACCTTCGTCTGAAGGGGTGGCTTGCATGCTGA
- a CDS encoding TrbC/VirB2 family protein, with protein sequence MRKKLRFLSSTALAFLITAPVYAAGSGMPWEQPLQQILESVQGPVAKIVAVIIIITTGLTLAFGDTAGGFRRLIQIVFGLSIAFAASSFFLSFFSFGGGALV encoded by the coding sequence ATGCGCAAGAAGCTTCGCTTTCTTTCGTCCACAGCGCTCGCGTTTCTTATCACGGCCCCCGTTTATGCGGCCGGCTCCGGCATGCCGTGGGAGCAGCCGCTGCAGCAGATCCTGGAGTCGGTGCAGGGACCGGTCGCCAAGATCGTTGCGGTGATCATCATTATCACCACCGGCCTGACGCTTGCCTTCGGCGACACCGCCGGTGGTTTTCGGCGCCTGATTCAGATCGTCTTCGGTCTGTCGATCGCCTTCGCGGCATCGAGCTTCTTCCTCTCCTTCTTCTCCTTCGGTGGTGGGGCGCTCGTCTGA
- the trbB gene encoding P-type conjugative transfer ATPase TrbB, which produces MSSHPEADHRRRVMLRTALGPAITEALADPSVIEVMVNPDGALRLDRLGEGRVNTGVHLHPSEAERIIRLVASHVRVEAHADNPIVSAELPSGERFEGLLPPVVLAPCFAIRKPAAKLYTLADYVADRIMLPLQVDVLKRAVRERRNILVAGGTSSGKTTLANALLAEVAECDERVILIEDTRELQCAARDCVALRTRRGSVTLADLVRSTLRLRPDRIIVGEVRGAEALDMLKAWNTGHPGGIATVHANSARSALYRIEQLAQEAVVTVPRRLIADAVDLLVFIAGRGSSRHIDAIAEVTGLDGSGDYAVAPLTLSQLQQL; this is translated from the coding sequence ATGAGCTCTCATCCCGAGGCCGACCACCGGCGGCGTGTCATGCTGCGCACCGCCCTGGGTCCGGCAATCACCGAAGCCCTTGCCGATCCGTCCGTCATCGAGGTGATGGTCAATCCCGACGGTGCGCTGCGGCTCGACCGGCTGGGCGAGGGCCGAGTCAATACGGGCGTGCATCTGCACCCGTCCGAGGCGGAACGCATCATCCGCCTGGTCGCCTCCCATGTGCGGGTCGAGGCGCACGCGGACAATCCGATTGTCAGTGCCGAACTGCCGTCGGGCGAGCGCTTCGAGGGTCTGCTGCCGCCGGTCGTGCTCGCGCCATGCTTTGCCATCCGTAAACCAGCGGCAAAGCTCTACACGCTGGCCGACTATGTCGCGGACCGGATCATGCTGCCGCTGCAGGTCGATGTGCTCAAGAGGGCAGTCCGCGAGCGGCGCAACATCCTGGTCGCCGGCGGCACGTCTTCGGGCAAGACAACCCTTGCCAATGCGCTGCTGGCGGAGGTCGCAGAATGCGACGAGCGGGTGATCCTCATCGAGGACACGCGCGAACTGCAGTGCGCGGCCAGGGACTGCGTTGCCCTGAGAACGAGGCGGGGCTCGGTCACCCTTGCCGATCTCGTGCGCTCAACGCTGCGGCTCAGGCCCGACCGCATCATCGTCGGCGAAGTAAGAGGTGCGGAAGCACTCGACATGCTGAAGGCATGGAACACCGGGCACCCCGGCGGCATCGCCACGGTTCACGCCAATTCGGCGCGCTCCGCACTCTACCGTATCGAGCAGCTCGCACAGGAAGCAGTCGTCACCGTTCCCCGCCGCCTCATCGCCGATGCCGTCGACCTGCTCGTCTTCATCGCCGGCCGCGGCTCGTCGCGCCACATCGACGCAATCGCCGAGGTCACCGGTCTCGACGGCAGCGGCGATTACGCCGTTGCCCCGCTCACGCTTTCGCAACTCCAGCAGCTTTGA